The following coding sequences are from one Rathayibacter sp. SW19 window:
- a CDS encoding long-chain-fatty-acid--CoA ligase has translation MTTYADRPWLAHYAPDVPHDIPAQTGSLSHLIDTAVADYPGHVALEFFGATTTYSELGDRIARVAHSLHKLGVRKGDRVAIVLPNCPQHVVAFYAILRLGAVVVEHNPLYTPRELRHQFEDHGAQVAIVWNKAAAAVQELPRDLGVTTVITVDLTRAMPISKRMALKLPVSAARTARKKLTVPAPRGTIAWEKMLATRRIKRTHARPELDDLALIQYTSGTTGAPKGVMLSHGNLLANAAQARAWVPAIERGSTVVYAVLPLFHAYGLTLSLTFAMSMGARLVLFPAFDPDLVLAVIKKRPPTFLPAVPPIYQRLVAAAKERKVSLAGIQIAISGAMNLPASIVELWEKETGGYLVEGYGLSECSPVLMANPVGSSRRDGTVGLALPSTQLRVVDPDNVSVDRPFGESGELLARGPQVFSGYWQKPAETAKALTADDWFRTGDIVAMDSDGFVSIIDRIKELIITGGFNVSPTEVEDCLRGGQGIADVAVVGIPHERGGEDVVAAVVMQPGASFDEDAIRAFARENLTAYKVPRHVVQVEELPKSMIGKVLRKQVRDALLAEHGN, from the coding sequence ATGACGACTTACGCTGACCGCCCGTGGCTCGCGCACTACGCCCCGGATGTTCCCCACGACATTCCCGCACAGACCGGTTCGCTGTCGCACCTAATCGACACTGCGGTCGCAGACTACCCAGGACACGTCGCGTTGGAATTCTTCGGCGCCACCACGACGTATTCCGAACTCGGCGATCGAATCGCCCGCGTTGCGCACAGCCTGCACAAACTTGGCGTGCGCAAAGGTGACCGGGTGGCGATCGTGCTGCCGAACTGCCCGCAACACGTGGTCGCGTTTTACGCGATACTGCGACTTGGCGCCGTCGTAGTCGAACACAACCCGCTCTACACGCCGCGCGAACTGAGGCATCAGTTCGAAGACCACGGCGCACAGGTTGCGATCGTCTGGAACAAGGCAGCCGCAGCGGTGCAAGAGCTCCCGCGCGACCTCGGCGTCACCACCGTCATCACCGTCGATCTCACGCGCGCGATGCCGATCTCCAAGCGGATGGCGTTGAAATTGCCCGTGTCGGCTGCGCGTACCGCGCGCAAGAAGCTCACCGTACCGGCTCCGCGAGGCACGATCGCGTGGGAGAAAATGCTCGCGACTCGCCGGATCAAGCGCACGCACGCCCGCCCGGAACTCGATGACCTCGCCCTCATCCAATACACGAGCGGAACAACCGGGGCGCCAAAGGGTGTCATGCTCAGCCACGGCAATCTGCTGGCGAATGCGGCGCAGGCGCGCGCTTGGGTGCCCGCAATCGAGCGCGGGAGCACGGTCGTGTATGCCGTGCTTCCACTCTTTCATGCCTATGGTCTGACGCTGAGCCTGACCTTCGCAATGAGCATGGGTGCGCGGCTCGTGCTGTTTCCCGCCTTCGACCCTGACCTCGTCTTAGCCGTCATCAAGAAGCGCCCACCCACATTCCTTCCGGCCGTACCCCCGATCTATCAGCGACTCGTTGCTGCGGCGAAGGAGCGAAAAGTGTCCTTGGCCGGCATTCAGATCGCCATCTCGGGTGCGATGAATCTGCCGGCGAGCATAGTGGAGCTCTGGGAGAAGGAAACCGGGGGCTACCTGGTCGAAGGTTACGGATTGTCAGAGTGCTCCCCCGTGCTGATGGCGAACCCCGTCGGCAGCAGCCGCCGCGACGGAACGGTGGGTTTGGCCTTACCCAGCACACAACTTCGCGTCGTCGACCCCGATAACGTGTCTGTCGATCGCCCGTTCGGCGAATCCGGCGAGTTGCTTGCACGTGGGCCACAGGTCTTCTCCGGTTATTGGCAGAAACCCGCCGAGACGGCGAAGGCTTTGACGGCAGACGACTGGTTCCGCACCGGCGATATCGTCGCAATGGACTCAGACGGGTTCGTCAGCATCATCGACCGGATCAAGGAGCTGATCATCACCGGCGGATTCAACGTCTCGCCAACCGAGGTAGAAGACTGCCTCCGGGGCGGACAGGGCATCGCAGACGTCGCCGTCGTGGGCATCCCTCACGAGCGCGGCGGGGAGGACGTCGTTGCCGCGGTGGTCATGCAGCCGGGTGCCTCGTTCGACGAGGATGCGATCCGTGCGTTTGCGCGCGAGAACCTCACGGCATACAAGGTTCCGCGGCACGTGGTGCAGGTCGAGGAGTTACCAAAGTCGATGATCGGCAAGGTGCTACGCAAGCAGGTGCGCGACGCGCTTCTTGCCGAACACGGGAACTGA
- the ctaD gene encoding aa3-type cytochrome oxidase subunit I, which produces MTSTVSLREPVAPPPGMSPSVVRKGNILVNWMTSTDHKTIGYMYLVTSFVYFCIGGVMALIMRAQLFEPGLQVVQTREQYNQLFTMHGTIMLLMFATPLFAGFANVIMPLQIGAPDVAFPRLNAFAYWLYNFGSLIAVAGFLTPQGAASFGWFAYQPLASTTFSPGLGGNMWFLGLGISGFGTILGAVNFITTIVTLRAPGMTMFRMPIFTWNALITSIIILMAFPVLAAAIFGAAADRVFGAHIFDAANGGALLWQHMFWFFGHPEVYIIALPFFGIVTEVFPVFSRKPVFGYKTLVYATIAIASLSVTVWAHHMYATGAVLLPFFSLMSMLIAVPTGVKIFNWVGTMFRGSLTFETPMLWAIGFLVTFTFGGLTGVILASPPLDFHVTDTYFVVAHFHYVVFGTVVFAMFSGFYFWWPKWTGKMLNERLGKWHFWMLFIGFQTTFLIQHWLGVIGMPRRYYTYLPTDGFTWLNQVSTIGAAILGMSMIPFFLNVYITSRYAPKVTVDDPWGNGRSLEWATSCPPPRHNFTSIPRIRSESPAFDLHHPEAGRRFSVPAGIGSDGDSDQR; this is translated from the coding sequence ATGACGTCAACGGTGTCACTCCGAGAGCCGGTAGCGCCGCCGCCCGGAATGTCCCCGTCGGTGGTTCGTAAGGGCAACATTCTGGTCAATTGGATGACGTCGACGGATCATAAGACGATCGGGTACATGTATCTGGTCACGTCGTTCGTGTATTTCTGCATCGGCGGCGTGATGGCGTTGATCATGCGGGCGCAACTGTTCGAGCCGGGCCTCCAAGTGGTACAGACCCGCGAGCAATACAACCAACTCTTCACCATGCACGGCACGATCATGCTGCTGATGTTCGCCACACCGTTGTTCGCCGGCTTCGCCAATGTGATCATGCCGTTGCAGATCGGGGCGCCGGATGTGGCGTTCCCGCGGTTGAATGCGTTCGCGTACTGGTTGTACAACTTCGGCAGTTTGATCGCGGTGGCGGGGTTTTTGACGCCGCAGGGTGCTGCGTCGTTTGGTTGGTTCGCGTATCAACCGTTGGCCTCGACGACGTTCTCGCCGGGGTTGGGCGGGAATATGTGGTTCCTCGGATTGGGTATCAGCGGGTTCGGCACGATTCTGGGTGCGGTGAACTTCATCACCACGATCGTGACCCTGCGCGCGCCCGGGATGACCATGTTCCGCATGCCGATCTTCACCTGGAACGCGCTCATCACCTCCATCATCATTCTGATGGCCTTCCCAGTGCTGGCCGCGGCGATCTTCGGTGCCGCCGCCGATCGGGTGTTCGGGGCGCATATCTTCGATGCAGCCAACGGCGGAGCTCTGCTCTGGCAACATATGTTCTGGTTCTTCGGCCATCCGGAGGTCTACATCATCGCCCTGCCGTTCTTCGGCATCGTCACAGAGGTGTTCCCTGTCTTCAGTCGAAAACCGGTGTTCGGCTACAAGACTCTCGTTTACGCGACCATTGCGATCGCATCCTTGTCCGTCACGGTCTGGGCCCACCACATGTACGCGACCGGGGCTGTGTTGTTGCCGTTCTTCTCGCTGATGTCGATGTTGATCGCGGTGCCGACCGGGGTGAAGATCTTCAACTGGGTCGGCACCATGTTCCGGGGATCTCTGACCTTTGAGACCCCGATGCTCTGGGCGATCGGGTTCCTGGTGACATTCACGTTCGGTGGTCTGACCGGGGTGATCCTGGCCTCCCCGCCGCTGGACTTCCACGTCACAGACACGTACTTCGTGGTGGCGCACTTCCACTACGTCGTGTTCGGCACGGTCGTGTTCGCGATGTTCAGCGGGTTCTACTTCTGGTGGCCGAAGTGGACCGGCAAGATGCTGAACGAGCGGCTCGGCAAGTGGCACTTCTGGATGTTGTTCATCGGCTTCCAGACCACGTTCCTGATCCAGCACTGGCTGGGCGTAATCGGAATGCCGCGCCGCTACTACACCTACCTGCCGACCGATGGGTTCACCTGGCTGAACCAGGTCTCCACCATCGGCGCCGCGATCCTGGGGATGTCGATGATCCCGTTCTTCTTGAACGTGTACATTACCTCGCGATACGCCCCGAAGGTGACCGTCGATGACCCGTGGGGCAACGGCCGTTCGTTGGAGTGGGCGACCAGTTGCCCGCCGCCTCGGCATAACTTCACGTCGATTCCGCGCATCCGTAGTGAGTCGCCCGCGTTCGACCTGCACCATCCCGAAGCCGGGCGGCGGTTCAGCGTTCCCGCCGGCATCGGCAGCGACGGCGATAGCGACCAACGATGA
- a CDS encoding DUF1345 domain-containing protein: MTSSSFDDADKGRSRLRVITMAVVGIVVAYAVGSTTSWWNAPVAGWAAACLVFIVWIWLVIGRLDSVQTRIHTTREDPGREISELLILLASIGSLGAVAVLLIHATSVHSVARVTLASLAVASVALSWTLIHTLYTLRYARVYYTEPEGGIDFNSPDEDPRFVDFAYLAFDLGMTYQVSDTSLRTSQLRAIVLRHTLLSYIFGTVVLATTINLVVGLGG, encoded by the coding sequence GTGACATCATCCTCATTCGATGACGCAGACAAGGGTCGCTCGCGATTGCGTGTGATTACGATGGCCGTCGTCGGGATCGTCGTTGCATACGCCGTCGGATCGACAACGTCATGGTGGAACGCGCCCGTCGCCGGCTGGGCTGCGGCTTGCCTGGTGTTCATCGTCTGGATCTGGCTGGTTATCGGGCGACTTGATTCTGTGCAAACCCGCATCCACACAACCCGCGAAGATCCAGGACGAGAGATCAGCGAACTGCTGATCCTGCTGGCCAGCATCGGCAGCCTCGGGGCAGTCGCTGTGCTGCTCATCCACGCGACGTCGGTGCACTCCGTCGCCCGAGTGACCTTGGCCAGTCTTGCCGTCGCAAGCGTGGCCCTGTCCTGGACCCTGATACACACGCTCTACACCCTGCGCTATGCGCGCGTCTATTACACAGAACCCGAAGGGGGCATCGACTTCAACTCGCCGGACGAGGACCCGCGATTCGTCGACTTCGCCTACCTGGCGTTCGATCTCGGCATGACCTACCAAGTGTCCGACACCAGCTTGCGCACCTCGCAGCTGCGCGCGATCGTACTGCGACACACGCTGCTCTCTTACATCTTCGGCACCGTCGTGCTAGCGACAACGATCAACCTCGTAGTCGGCCTCGGTGGCTGA
- a CDS encoding oxygenase MpaB family protein, with translation MSALTEPIRARLQETLSGQRTGVPDWITAFEAGTDAGYFGPGSAVWAVHGGMPTLVAGIRALLMQSLHPGALAGVHDWSDYQKNPLARLAGTIRWIFTVSYGDTTQAVAGSDWVKRLHERIVGGYVDGHGRERRYAANDPELSSWVHVAFTDAFLSTHELWGAPIPGGGDRYVQEWAKAGEMMGVAHPPHSVAELKAQLHAFADAGELRRDSRVDDVVRFVRRPPLRTVLKPSYRVLFAGAVCSLEPRFRDMLGLHEARLGPVRLPVVAATGFALRRAGSLLGPQTQGELAARRRLARLAVAE, from the coding sequence ATGAGCGCGCTCACCGAGCCGATTCGCGCCCGCCTTCAGGAGACCCTCTCCGGCCAGCGCACCGGAGTTCCGGACTGGATCACCGCGTTCGAAGCCGGCACGGACGCCGGCTACTTCGGCCCCGGGTCGGCCGTCTGGGCAGTGCATGGCGGCATGCCGACCCTCGTCGCGGGCATCCGTGCGCTGCTGATGCAATCGCTGCACCCGGGTGCGCTCGCTGGCGTGCACGACTGGTCCGACTACCAGAAGAACCCGCTCGCGCGCCTGGCAGGAACCATCCGCTGGATCTTCACGGTCAGCTACGGTGACACGACCCAGGCGGTCGCAGGCTCTGACTGGGTCAAACGTCTGCACGAACGCATCGTGGGCGGCTACGTCGACGGCCACGGTCGCGAACGTCGTTACGCGGCCAACGACCCCGAGCTGTCATCGTGGGTGCACGTCGCGTTCACCGATGCGTTTCTGTCGACCCACGAACTGTGGGGCGCACCGATCCCCGGTGGTGGCGATCGCTATGTGCAGGAGTGGGCGAAAGCCGGTGAGATGATGGGCGTTGCGCATCCGCCGCACAGCGTCGCCGAATTGAAAGCGCAGCTGCACGCATTTGCGGATGCCGGTGAGCTGCGCCGCGATTCCAGGGTGGACGACGTGGTGCGTTTCGTGCGACGCCCGCCGCTGCGCACGGTGCTGAAGCCCTCTTACCGGGTTCTCTTCGCAGGTGCCGTCTGCAGCTTGGAGCCGCGCTTCCGGGACATGCTCGGGTTGCATGAGGCGCGACTCGGTCCTGTGCGCCTGCCCGTTGTCGCTGCTACCGGGTTCGCGTTGCGCCGCGCGGGTTCACTGCTCGGCCCGCAGACCCAGGGTGAGCTCGCGGCCCGACGACGCCTCGCGCGACTGGCTGTCGCCGAGTAG
- a CDS encoding DUF3054 domain-containing protein, with product METSSAAVTKGVRGGNRSARASVVWLAAAIDVVAVFVFVATGRSSHAEALSVAGLAQTAWPFLGGALVGWLIAGLLTRGAWHSPLEVVRTGLVVWVSTVIIGMLLRVVSGQGTALAFIIVAIVVLGMLLVGWRALAILIRHLRGRRPAQQAAG from the coding sequence ATGGAGACTTCGAGCGCGGCGGTCACGAAAGGCGTGCGTGGCGGCAACAGGAGTGCGCGCGCATCCGTCGTGTGGTTGGCGGCCGCGATCGATGTCGTCGCGGTGTTTGTATTCGTCGCGACCGGGCGCAGCAGTCATGCCGAGGCGCTGAGCGTCGCCGGTCTTGCACAGACGGCCTGGCCCTTCCTCGGCGGAGCGCTCGTCGGGTGGTTGATCGCCGGGCTGCTCACCCGCGGTGCATGGCACAGCCCGCTCGAGGTGGTGCGTACGGGGCTCGTGGTCTGGGTGTCGACTGTCATCATCGGGATGTTGTTGCGGGTCGTAAGCGGGCAGGGCACGGCGTTAGCGTTCATCATCGTTGCGATCGTCGTGCTTGGCATGCTCTTGGTCGGCTGGCGCGCCCTGGCGATTCTGATCCGTCATCTGCGTGGTCGGCGGCCCGCGCAGCAGGCGGCAGGATGA
- the gatB gene encoding Asp-tRNA(Asn)/Glu-tRNA(Gln) amidotransferase subunit GatB: MPGKSGATVALMDFDEALAKYEPVLGFEVHVELNTKTKMFCGCANEFGQGANTNTCPTCLGLPGGLPQVNKKAIESSIRLGLALGCEIAEYSRFARKNYFYPDTAKNFQTSQYDEPIAFEGAVTIELESGREVTIPIERAHMEDDAGKLTHVGGATGRIQGAEYSLVDYNRGGVPLVEIVTRMIEGAEADAPEIGRTYVAAIREIAKALGVSNARMEEGNVRCDANVSLRPRGSGLLGTRTETKNVNSLRSVERAVRYEIQRQAAVLDAGGTITQETRHWHEDTGTTSAGRPKSDADDYRYFPEPDLVPVAPSRQWVEELRATLPEPPAARRKRLQAEWGFTALELQDVVNADLLDTVEATVAAGASPASARKWWTGEIARLANAQGVDASSLVTPEHVAQLAALVDAGTLTDRLARQVLEGVIAGEGTPQQVVDARGLAVVSDDNALIAAIDTALAAQPDVLAKIRDGKVQAAGAVIGAVMKAMRGQADAARVRELVLERAQQ, from the coding sequence ATGCCAGGCAAATCCGGCGCGACAGTCGCGTTGATGGACTTCGACGAGGCACTGGCCAAGTACGAGCCGGTGCTCGGTTTCGAGGTGCACGTCGAGCTGAACACCAAGACGAAGATGTTCTGCGGCTGTGCGAACGAATTCGGTCAGGGGGCGAACACCAACACATGCCCCACCTGCCTCGGGTTGCCCGGCGGCTTGCCTCAAGTAAACAAGAAGGCGATCGAGTCGAGCATTCGTCTCGGGCTGGCCCTCGGCTGCGAGATCGCCGAGTACTCACGGTTTGCCCGCAAGAACTATTTCTACCCGGACACGGCGAAGAACTTTCAGACCTCTCAGTACGACGAGCCGATCGCGTTCGAGGGGGCTGTGACGATCGAGCTGGAGAGTGGCCGCGAGGTCACCATCCCCATTGAGCGTGCCCACATGGAGGATGACGCGGGCAAGCTCACGCACGTCGGCGGCGCGACCGGTCGCATCCAGGGCGCCGAGTATTCGCTCGTGGATTACAACCGTGGCGGGGTGCCATTGGTTGAAATCGTCACGCGCATGATCGAGGGCGCAGAAGCCGATGCACCGGAGATCGGTCGCACGTACGTCGCCGCAATCCGTGAGATCGCCAAGGCCCTCGGCGTCTCCAACGCGCGAATGGAGGAGGGCAACGTGCGCTGCGATGCGAATGTGTCCCTGCGGCCGCGGGGCAGCGGGCTGCTCGGCACCCGGACGGAGACGAAGAATGTGAACTCGTTGCGCTCGGTCGAGCGTGCTGTGCGGTATGAGATTCAACGCCAGGCTGCCGTTCTGGACGCCGGTGGCACAATCACGCAGGAAACGCGGCACTGGCACGAAGACACCGGCACGACCTCGGCCGGTCGGCCGAAGTCCGACGCCGACGACTACCGCTACTTTCCCGAGCCCGATCTGGTGCCGGTCGCACCGAGCCGCCAATGGGTCGAAGAGTTGCGCGCAACGCTGCCGGAACCTCCCGCTGCACGCCGCAAGCGGCTGCAGGCCGAGTGGGGCTTCACCGCGCTCGAACTGCAAGACGTCGTCAACGCCGACCTGCTGGACACCGTCGAGGCAACGGTCGCGGCCGGGGCGAGTCCGGCATCCGCACGCAAGTGGTGGACCGGCGAGATCGCCCGGCTCGCCAACGCGCAAGGTGTCGACGCATCATCACTGGTCACGCCGGAGCACGTGGCACAGCTCGCTGCCTTGGTCGACGCGGGCACTCTCACCGACCGTTTGGCCCGGCAGGTGCTCGAGGGAGTCATCGCGGGGGAGGGCACACCGCAGCAGGTCGTTGACGCGCGCGGGCTCGCGGTCGTGTCCGACGATAACGCGCTGATTGCGGCGATCGACACCGCGCTGGCCGCTCAACCCGACGTGCTTGCAAAGATCCGGGACGGCAAGGTGCAGGCTGCCGGTGCTGTGATCGGCGCAGTCATGAAGGCGATGCGCGGTCAAGCGGATGCAGCGCGGGTGCGCGAACTCGTGTTGGAGCGTGCGCAACAATAG
- the gatA gene encoding Asp-tRNA(Asn)/Glu-tRNA(Gln) amidotransferase subunit GatA, whose protein sequence is MTDLIRLTAADLAEKLAAGEVSSVEATRAHLERIAAVDTDVHAFLHIAANAALATAARVDERRAAGEELGPLAGVPIAIKDVLATIDMPTTSGSKILEGWLPPYDATVVRRLRDADLVPLGKTNMDEFAMGSSTEHSAYGPTRNPWDLERIPGGSGGGSAAAVASFEAPLALGSDTGGSIRQPAAVTGSVGVKPTYGGVSRYGAIALASSLDQVGPVSRSVLDAALLHDVIGGHDPLDSTSLPDEWTSMAAAARVGLAGGALKGIRVGVVKEIAGSGDGFQAGVKQRFDEALALMASAGAEIVEVSAPSFEYAIAAYYLILPAEASSNLARFDSVRFGIRVDPASGPITTERVMSATRDAGFGPEVKRRIILGTYALSAGYYDAYYGSAQKVRTLIQRDFNDAFGKADVLVSPSAPTTAFKFGEKLEDPLAMYLNDVTTIPANLAGVPGMGLPIGLAAEDGLPVGMQLMAPARADARLYTIGAALEQLLEAEWGHPMLARAPELSATAVRGRHVAFANEEGAA, encoded by the coding sequence GTGACCGATCTGATTCGATTGACTGCCGCGGACCTCGCCGAAAAGCTGGCTGCTGGTGAGGTGTCAAGCGTCGAGGCTACGCGTGCCCACCTCGAACGCATCGCTGCCGTCGACACCGACGTCCACGCATTTTTGCACATCGCGGCCAATGCGGCGCTCGCGACGGCGGCACGTGTCGACGAACGGCGAGCGGCCGGCGAGGAGCTCGGACCGCTGGCCGGAGTGCCGATCGCGATCAAGGACGTTCTGGCCACCATCGACATGCCGACGACGTCGGGATCCAAGATTCTGGAGGGTTGGCTGCCGCCATACGACGCGACTGTGGTCAGAAGGCTGCGTGACGCCGACCTGGTGCCGCTGGGTAAGACAAACATGGACGAGTTCGCCATGGGGTCCTCCACGGAGCACTCGGCATACGGTCCCACCCGCAACCCGTGGGATCTTGAACGGATTCCAGGCGGATCCGGCGGTGGCTCTGCCGCTGCTGTGGCTTCGTTTGAGGCGCCGTTGGCACTCGGCAGCGACACGGGTGGTTCGATTCGGCAACCGGCGGCGGTTACCGGCTCTGTCGGCGTGAAGCCGACCTACGGAGGTGTCAGCCGCTACGGTGCGATCGCCCTTGCCTCCTCGCTCGACCAGGTCGGGCCGGTCAGCCGGAGCGTCCTTGATGCGGCGCTTCTGCATGACGTCATCGGTGGTCACGACCCGCTGGACTCCACGTCGTTGCCCGATGAGTGGACCTCGATGGCAGCAGCCGCCAGGGTGGGGCTCGCCGGGGGAGCGTTGAAGGGCATTCGTGTCGGCGTTGTGAAGGAGATCGCCGGCAGCGGTGACGGGTTCCAGGCGGGTGTCAAGCAGCGCTTCGATGAAGCACTTGCACTGATGGCGTCTGCGGGCGCTGAGATCGTCGAGGTGAGCGCTCCGAGCTTCGAGTATGCGATTGCTGCGTACTACCTCATCTTGCCCGCAGAGGCATCCAGCAACCTGGCCCGCTTCGACTCTGTGCGGTTCGGAATTCGCGTCGACCCGGCTAGCGGCCCGATCACGACAGAACGGGTGATGTCGGCGACCCGTGACGCCGGATTCGGGCCGGAGGTGAAGCGTCGTATCATCCTCGGCACGTACGCACTGAGCGCAGGCTATTACGACGCCTATTACGGCAGCGCGCAGAAGGTGCGCACCCTGATTCAACGTGATTTCAACGATGCCTTCGGCAAGGCGGATGTCTTGGTGTCGCCGAGCGCGCCGACCACCGCCTTCAAATTCGGCGAAAAGCTCGAAGACCCGCTGGCCATGTATCTCAATGACGTCACCACGATTCCCGCGAATCTCGCCGGCGTGCCCGGCATGGGCCTTCCGATCGGCCTCGCCGCGGAGGACGGGTTGCCGGTCGGCATGCAGCTGATGGCGCCAGCCCGGGCAGACGCCCGGCTCTACACGATCGGTGCTGCGCTCGAACAACTGCTCGAGGCCGAATGGGGCCACCCCATGCTCGCGCGGGCACCCGAGCTGTCTGCAACGGCGGTGCGTGGACGGCACGTAGCATTCGCAAACGAAGAAGGGGCGGCGTGA
- the gatC gene encoding Asp-tRNA(Asn)/Glu-tRNA(Gln) amidotransferase subunit GatC — MPEISTDQVRHLANLARIDLSEDEIASLTTELGQIVEAVAQVSAVAGDGVPATSHPMPLANVFRDDVVVPCLTVEQALSGAPDRYGDKFRVAPILEEE, encoded by the coding sequence ATGCCTGAAATCAGCACAGACCAGGTGCGACACCTGGCAAACCTGGCGAGGATCGACCTCAGTGAGGACGAGATTGCGAGCCTCACCACGGAGTTGGGGCAGATTGTCGAGGCTGTCGCACAGGTGAGTGCGGTTGCTGGGGATGGCGTTCCGGCCACCAGCCATCCGATGCCGTTGGCGAACGTGTTCCGCGACGACGTCGTCGTGCCGTGCCTGACCGTCGAGCAAGCGCTGTCCGGTGCCCCCGATCGCTATGGCGACAAGTTTAGAGTGGCCCCGATTTTGGAAGAGGAGTAG
- a CDS encoding alpha/beta hydrolase, whose amino-acid sequence MVALTTIASVWSLGVGAGLPILHDVSPAAATTSVDAPAVSVSDRVPAMLDTISQLKPTKVSSYVEQNRSAIERTLSSVGSARGVVDWWAGLSGVERGLLSRDAASVLGNLDGLPVSVRDKVNRAQLTSRLTSLSGKANDHPAAITTAQTVELAGLRSINAALRSEPGGPKRSLVTFDPTGSARAAIVIGDLDRADAVSVLVPGMSYTVEGQLVDWASTAQAVYDEQRAWLRRLGTPSRTVATVAWIGYKTPDLGTVLSAHDAQAGAQELDQLLAGIRALRSGHQPYLSVLAHSYGSTTALLALSTGTVGVDALAVVGSPGSPAASVVDLDVKGGNVYVGSAAFDPIAGIGYFGPDPGSSAFGAHRINVGAGIDPVDGHILLPALGHNGYFALGTQSLRNLALVGMGEGALTTRP is encoded by the coding sequence GTGGTCGCTCTCACAACGATCGCCTCGGTGTGGTCATTGGGTGTCGGTGCTGGCTTGCCGATCCTCCATGATGTCTCACCCGCGGCGGCGACGACGAGCGTTGACGCGCCCGCAGTCAGCGTCAGCGACCGCGTTCCGGCAATGCTCGATACGATTTCGCAGCTGAAACCCACAAAAGTCTCCTCCTACGTGGAGCAGAACCGGTCCGCGATCGAACGCACCCTCTCGTCCGTTGGGAGCGCGCGCGGCGTCGTCGATTGGTGGGCCGGGTTGTCTGGGGTGGAGCGGGGGTTGCTGTCGCGAGACGCGGCATCCGTGCTGGGAAATCTGGATGGGCTTCCGGTCAGCGTGCGCGACAAAGTCAACCGGGCGCAGCTGACTTCTCGGTTGACGTCACTCTCCGGCAAAGCGAATGATCACCCCGCTGCGATCACAACGGCGCAGACGGTCGAGCTTGCCGGCCTTCGCAGCATCAACGCGGCACTGCGCTCCGAGCCCGGCGGCCCGAAGCGCTCCCTCGTTACCTTCGACCCGACCGGCAGCGCCCGTGCGGCCATTGTGATCGGGGACCTTGATCGGGCCGATGCGGTGAGTGTTCTGGTGCCGGGCATGTCGTACACGGTCGAAGGCCAGCTTGTCGACTGGGCTTCGACAGCGCAGGCGGTCTATGACGAGCAACGAGCCTGGCTGCGACGCCTCGGCACTCCGTCGCGCACCGTTGCGACGGTCGCGTGGATCGGTTACAAGACTCCGGACCTCGGCACCGTGCTCAGCGCACACGACGCTCAGGCCGGTGCCCAGGAACTCGACCAGTTGCTCGCGGGCATCCGCGCGCTCCGAAGCGGGCACCAGCCGTACCTGAGCGTCTTGGCACACTCATACGGTTCGACGACCGCCCTACTCGCGCTTTCCACGGGCACGGTCGGTGTCGACGCCCTTGCTGTGGTCGGATCACCCGGCAGCCCAGCGGCGTCCGTCGTGGATCTGGACGTGAAGGGCGGCAACGTTTACGTCGGCTCTGCTGCGTTCGATCCGATTGCAGGAATCGGATACTTCGGGCCTGATCCGGGCAGCAGCGCCTTCGGGGCGCACCGGATCAATGTCGGTGCCGGCATTGACCCGGTCGATGGTCACATTCTGCTGCCCGCGCTCGGCCACAACGGCTACTTCGCACTTGGAACCCAGTCGCTGCGAAATCTCGCTCTCGTCGGCATGGGTGAAGGTGCGCTGACGACGCGGCCCTGA